From Micromonospora auratinigra:
GCGCCGAGGGAGCCGGCCGGTTTGGTCAGCCGGCCCTGGAGTTCGCGGGCCGCCGCCATCGCGGCCTCGTCGAGCGGCCGGATCGCCGCGACGGTGGACTCGAGCATCATGCCTCCAGGATCTCCGCCAGCACGTCGGTGAACGCGTCGGTGGTCGCCGGATCGCGCACCGCGATCCGCAGCCAGTCCGGGCCCAGCCCGGGGAAGGTGTCGCCCCGGCGGACCGCCCAGCCGCGCTCGCGCAGCCGCTCGCGTACGCCGGCCGCGCCGGGCCGGTGGATCAGGACGAAGGCGCTGGCCGGGGGCCCGACGACGCGTACCCCCGGCAGGGCCGAGAGGCGGTCCACCAGGTGCGCGCGGTCGGCGGCGAGCCCGGCGGCGATGGCGCGCTCGGCCGCGACGGCGGCCGGCGAGGCGCAGGCGGTGGCGGCGGCGAGCGCCGGCGTGGAGACCGCCCAGAGCGGCTGGACCCGGGCGCACCGGGCGAGCACCGCCGGGTCGCCGAGCAGGTAGCCGACGCGCAGCCCGGCCAGCCCCCAGGTCTTGGTGAGGCTGCGGAGCACCACCAGGCCGGGCAGGTCCCGGCGGGCGGCGAGGGACTCGGGCTCGCCGTCGACGCCGGGCGCGAGCGTGGTGTCGGCGAACGCCTCGTCGACCACCAGCACCCGGCCGGGGCGGGCCAGCGCGGCGAGCGCCCCGGCGGGGTGCAGCACCGAGGTGGGGTTGGTCGGGTTGCCGATCATCACCAGGTCGGCGTCGGCGGGCACCCGGGCCGGGTCGAGCCGGAAGTCGTCGGCCGGGTCGAGCAGCACCCGCTCGACGGCGTGGCCGGCGGCCCGCAGCGCGGCCTCCGGCTCGGTGAACTGCGGGTGCACCACCACCGGCCGGCGGGCCCCGGTGAGCGCCCGGGCGAGCAGCACGAAACCCTCGGCCGCGCCGGCGGTGAGCAGTACCTCTTCCGGGGGTCGCCCGTGCCGGTGAGCGACGGCGGCGCGGGCCGGGGCGGGGTCCGGGTACGCGGCCAGCCCGCCCAGCGCCGCGACCAGCGGATCGGCGAGCCAGTCGGGCATCGGGGCACGACGGACGTTGACCGCCAGGTCGACCAGGCCGGGGGTCGCCTCGGCGTCCC
This genomic window contains:
- the cobC gene encoding Rv2231c family pyridoxal phosphate-dependent protein CobC, whose protein sequence is MRAQLTGTAPDDAAPDGPDLGHHGDAEATPGLVDLAVNVRRAPMPDWLADPLVAALGGLAAYPDPAPARAAVAHRHGRPPEEVLLTAGAAEGFVLLARALTGARRPVVVHPQFTEPEAALRAAGHAVERVLLDPADDFRLDPARVPADADLVMIGNPTNPTSVLHPAGALAALARPGRVLVVDEAFADTTLAPGVDGEPESLAARRDLPGLVVLRSLTKTWGLAGLRVGYLLGDPAVLARCARVQPLWAVSTPALAAATACASPAAVAAERAIAAGLAADRAHLVDRLSALPGVRVVGPPASAFVLIHRPGAAGVRERLRERGWAVRRGDTFPGLGPDWLRIAVRDPATTDAFTDVLAEILEA